The DNA region ACCCCGCGACGACGTTGCCGCCGGTGGGGTTGGCGTGGGCGCCGCCCGAGGCCAGCGAGCCGATCACCATGGCCAGCGTGGTGAGCGCGGGCAGGGAGGCTTGCCGCGGCGGGAGCGGACGGCGGCCGGCCTGGACGAAGTTGCGTTGAGCGAAGGAAGGAGAAAGGCGCTTCATGATCGGTCTCGTCTCTGCGGCTTAGTACTGGGCCGAAATGCTGAAGAAGATGCGGGGATTCTTGTTGCCCTGGGTCAGGACGTCGCTGCTCAACGGCTTGGCGACTTCCAGCGTGGCGTACACGGTCTTGGTCAGGTTGGCGCGCATGCCGGCGCCGAACGACGCCAGCTTGCTGCGCGACAGCTCGGCGCTGGCGGCGCGCGACCAGATGCGGCCGCCGTCGACGAAGGTGTAGACGTGCGCGCCGTGCGGCAGGAAGGTCGCCGAGGAAATCGCGTAGCGCAGCTCCAGCGAGCCGGCCATGCCGCTGTCCGCCGACACTTCGCCGTCGTCGTAGCCGCGCGCGAAGCTGGGGCCGCCCAGGGCGAATTCCTCGCTGGCCAGCAAGGGGCTGGCGCTGTACTGGCCGGCGAAGGTCGCCACCAGGCTGAAGCGGTCGGTGAACTGCTGCAGGCGCGTCAATTCCGCCGTGGCCTTGAAGAAGTCGGGCTTGCCGTTGACGCGCGAAGCCAGCGCCGACCCTTCCTTGCTGGCGCCCATGGTGTTCAGGCCCTGGTGCAGGGTGCCGCGCACGGCGGTGATGCCGTTCCAGGAATCGGTGCGGTCGTAGCTCAGGCCCAGGCGCAGCACGCGCAGGCGGTCGCTGGTGAAAGGCGCGCCCGTGATGTCCGTGGTGACGTTGCGCGCCTCGAACATGCCCACGGCGCGCAGGTTTTCCAGGCGCGAACGGATGATGGGATAGGTCGCCGTGGCCGCGTACGACTGCACGTCGCTGGCGACGTTGAGCTGCGCCAGTTCGCGGCCGGGTTCGCTCTTCGCGTAGTTGGCCGACAGGCCGAAGGTCATGCCCGTATCGGTCACCAGCATGTCGTAGGTGCCGCCCACGGACTTGCTGCGATACGAAGGAAAGCCGAGGCTGCCGAACAGGGTGGCGTGATCGGCGCGCTCGCCAAAGGAATTCAGGCTGATCTGGGCGGTGGCTTCGCTCCAGCCCAGGTAGGGCGACCCGCGGTTGTCCATGCCCACCCGCGCGTCGACCGCCTTGCGTTCGCTGTGCACCACCAGCACCGAACCGCCCACTTCCTTGGGCGAGGCCTCGAGCGAGGCCCGCACGGTCATGCCGGCCAGGTCGTTGGCAAGCAGAAGCTGGCGCTCGACGTCGGCGACGTTGATGGGGCGCATGCCGCGCAGGCGCCGCACCAGCTTTTCCACCGCGGCCTTGGCCGGGCCGACGTCGCCGTCATACACGACGTCCGAGATGTAGCCCTCCACCACCACGATGCGGAAACGGCCGTCGTCGATGGTCTGCGCCGGCACGATGACGCGCGTGGTCACGTAGCCGTCATTGCGGTAGCGCAGCTCGATCTCGCTGGCCACCTTGAAGGCGTCGGCGACGGTGATCGTCTTGCCCAGCAAGTCCTGGTACAAGGGACGCAATTCCTCGGCGCGGTAGTGCGTCACCCCTTCGATGCGCATGTCCGCCAGGGTGAAATGCAGCTTGTCCGCGCCGGCGGGCGCCTCGGACGCGCTGCCTTGCTGCACGGTGACGCCCGGGACGCCGGACGAGCTTTCCGGCATGACCGGCTGCGGCAGCGAGCGGCCCGGCTCGGCCCCGGAAGGCAGGCGGGCCGGCAGGCTCTGGGCCGCCACGGGCCCGGCCGCCAGGGCCAGGAGCGCGGCGGTGCCCAGCGAAGCCAGGCGGGAAAGGGAGAAAACGGGGCGCGGGGACGGAGCGTGGCGAGGCGGCATGAGTAACGGCGGAGAATTTACATTTTGAATAATCCTCCGCTATTTGACACATTTAGCCCCGATTCGTAAACAAATTTTTTACAACCATCACAATAAATAACTGCTCATCACTAAGCCTTTCCCTGGGAAGGCGCCCGCGAAACGTCCGGGAAAGGCCAAATCAAGACCGAATTTTGCGCATTTTTTTCAGGAACAGGCCGCTAAAACGTTGTTTTTGAGCGACCGTCCCTGCTCTGCCGTTCACCCGCCCCAGCGCAGCACCAGCGGATCCAGCCGCCGCGCCGCGTCCAGCAGCCCCGCGCGCACCTCCGGCCGCATGGCCGGGAAAGGATGGCGCGGCGCCTCGCAGGCGATGATGCCGCCCGCCTTCATCAAGGCCTTGGCGGTGAGAATGCCGCCTTGCCGGTTCTCGTAGTTGATCAGCGGCAGCCAGCGCTCGTACAGCCGGCAGGCTTCGTCGCGCCGGCCCGCGCGATGGGCCTCGATGATGGGACGGATGCCGTCGGCGTAGCCGCCGCCCGTCATGGCGCCCGTGGCGCCGGCGTCCAGGTCCGGCAGCAAGGTGATGGCCTCCTCGCCGTCCCAGGGCCCCTCGATCGCCTCCCCGCCCAGCGCGATCAGGTCGCGCAGCTTGGTGGCCGCGCCGGCGGTCTCGATCTTGAAATAGGACACCTGGGCGATCTCGCGCGCCATGCGCGCCAGCAGCGGCGCGGACAGCGGGGTGCCGCTGACGGGGGCGTCCTGGATCATGATGGGAATGTCGACGGCATCGGACACGCGCCGGTAGAAATCCACCACCTGGTCTTCCGGCACCCGGATGGTCGCGCCATGGTAGGGCGGCATGATCATCAGCATGGCGGCGCCCATTTCCTGCGCGCGGCGGCTGCGTTCGGCGCAGACGCGCGTGCTGAAATGCGTGGTCGTCACGATCACGGGCACGCGCCCGGCCACGTGTTCGAGGATGGCGCGCGTCAGCACCTCCCGTTCGTCGTCGGCCAGGACGAACTGCTCGGAGAAATTGGCCAGGATGCACAGGCCGTCCACGCCGGAATCGATCATGAAGTCGACCGCCCGTTCCTGGCTGGCGAGGTCCAGCTCGCCGGTCTCGGTAAACGTCGTGGGCACGACCGGGAAAATGCCGCGGTAGCGCGGCGCGCGCGTCGTCGTCATGAGGCTCACTCGATAATGTTGAAATCGTTGAGATACCCGGTCTTCAACGTCAGGCCCAATCCCGGCTTGTCGTCGTCCAGGTCGAGGAAGCCGTCCTTGGCCACGGGCTCGCCGTCGAAGATGTAGTAGAAGAGCTCGTTGCCCACTTCCACGTCGAACATGGGGAAATATTCGCTCATGGGCGAGGCCAGCGTGCTCATGGTCAGATGATAGTTGTGCATCTGGCCGGCGTGGGGGATGACCGGCACGCTGTAGGCCTCGCACAGCGCATTGATCTTGTGCGCCGCGGTGATGCCGCCCACGCGGTTGGTGTCGTACTGCACCACCGAGACCGCCTTGCGGTCCAGCAACTGCTTGAAGCCGTACAGCGAGAACTCGTGCTCGCCGCCCGAGATGGGAATGGACGTCGACTGGTTCAGCTCGGCGTAGCCGTCGATGTCGTCGGCGATCACCGGCTCCTCCAGCCAGCGCGGCTGGAACTTCTCCAGCTTGGGCAGCATGCGCTTGGCGTATTCCAGGTTCCAGCCCATATAGCATTCCAGCATCAGGTCGGTGTCGTAGCCGATGACCTCGCGCACCGCCTCCACCGACTTCAGGTTCTCCGCCACGCCCTTCTGCAAATGCGCGGGGCCGTAGCCGAACCGCATCTTGAAGGCCTTGAAGCCCTGGTCCAGGTAGGTCTGCGCTTCTTCCTGCATGGCGCGCAGGTCGGTGCGATAGAGCTTGGAGTAATAGCAGGGAATCTTTTCCTTGGTGCGGCCGCCCAGCAGCTTGAACACCGGCTTGCCCACGGACTTGCCCAGGATGTCCCAGATAGCGAGGTCGACGCCGGAAATGGCGGCCATGGTCACGCCCTTGCGCCCCCACGCCAGCGTGGCGCGGTACATGCGCTGCCAGAGGTATTCGTAGTCCCAGGGGTCCTGCCCGATCACCAGGGGCGCGAGATACTGGTCGATGATGGTCTTGGCCACGCGCGGCGCCAGCGCCACGTTGCCCAGCCCCACGATGCCGTCGTCGGTCTCCACTTCCACCACGGTCCAGCCGTGGAAGCGGAAGGTGCTCATGGTTTCCTGCGGCGAATACAGCAGGTCCATGGCGTTGGAGCAGAAATTGCCTTGCGGCGGCACGGTCTTGCCGGTCCATTCGTAGACGCGGGCGCGGACGGATTTGATCTTCATGGGAATTTCCAGCGTGAGGATGAAAAGGCGGGGAACGATGCGGACGGCGCTCAGGCCGCCGCGCGATGGGCGAGCCCCATGCGGCAGGCAATGCGCAGCGCCTGCGCCATGGCGTCGACGTTGGCCTTGCCCGCGCCGGCGATGTCGTAGGCGGTGCCGTGCGCGGGCGTGGTGATGGGTATGGGCAGGCCGCCCTGCACGGTGACGCCGCGCGAGAACCCCAGCAGCTTGAGCGCGATCTGGCCCTGGTCGTGGTACATGGTGACGATGGCGTCGAAGTCGCCGGCCTGCGCCTTCAGGAAGATGGTGTCGGCCGGATACGGTCCCTGCACCGGCAGCCCCTCGGCGTTCAGGGCGCGCACCGCCGGCTCGATGACGTCCACTTCCTCGCGGCCGCAGGTGCCGCCATCGCCGCCGTGCGGATTGAACGCCGCCACCGCCACGCGCGGCCGCTCGACGCCGTTGGCCACCAGGGACCGGTGGATCAGACGCGCGGCGTCCTTGATGCCGTCGATCGTCAGGGCGGCGGCCGCGTCCTTGAGCGGGATGTGGGACGAGACCCGCGACGTCCACAGCGTGCCCAGCGTGTTGAACTCGCAGAAGTAGCCCGTCACGCCCAGGTATTGCGCGAAATGATGCAGTTCGTCGTCATGCCGCATGCCGCCCAGCTTCATGGCGTGCTTGTTCAGGGGCGCGAAGCAGATCGCGTCCACCGCGCCGTCGCGCGCCGCGTCCATGCAGGCGTCGAGCACGCGCAGCACCGACGCGCCGCCCGGCGCCCGCGCCTGGCCCACGGCCACGTCCTCCTTGCGCACGGTGTCCATGGCCAGCATGGCCGGCAAGGACGTATCGGCCCGGCCGCGCACGGCGGCGAAACCGGACACCGGCGCCGTCGCCACGTCCACGCCCGCCACGTCCTGGCCCGCCTGCCACAGCCAGGGATCGCCCACCAGCACGATATTGGCCTGCGCGCAGGTGTCCGGCCGCGCGAGCAGGCGGGCGACGAGTTCGGGACCGATGCCGGCGGGGTCGCCCAGGGTCAGGGCAATGACGGGTTTTTGCTGCGTCTGCATGATCATTCCACGGAAATATGGTTCTTCTTGATGACGGCGGCGTAGCGCGCGTTCTCCGCCTGATGGAACTGGATGAACTGCGCCTGCGTCATGGGCGTGATGTCGGCGCCGATCGCCTCCAGGCGCTTGCGCGTTTCCGGCATCGCCAGCACCTCGTTGACGGCGTCGTGCACGCGCTGCTGGACGGCCGCCGGCGTGGCGCTGGGCATGTAGATGCCGTACCAGGCGCTCATTTCCAGGCCAGGCAGGCCGGCTTCGGCCATGGTCGGCACGTCGGGGATCTGCGGATTGCGCTTGGCGCTCAGCACGGCCAGCGCGCGCAGC from Bordetella genomosp. 10 includes:
- a CDS encoding ShlB/FhaC/HecB family hemolysin secretion/activation protein; this encodes MPPRHAPSPRPVFSLSRLASLGTAALLALAAGPVAAQSLPARLPSGAEPGRSLPQPVMPESSSGVPGVTVQQGSASEAPAGADKLHFTLADMRIEGVTHYRAEELRPLYQDLLGKTITVADAFKVASEIELRYRNDGYVTTRVIVPAQTIDDGRFRIVVVEGYISDVVYDGDVGPAKAAVEKLVRRLRGMRPINVADVERQLLLANDLAGMTVRASLEASPKEVGGSVLVVHSERKAVDARVGMDNRGSPYLGWSEATAQISLNSFGERADHATLFGSLGFPSYRSKSVGGTYDMLVTDTGMTFGLSANYAKSEPGRELAQLNVASDVQSYAATATYPIIRSRLENLRAVGMFEARNVTTDITGAPFTSDRLRVLRLGLSYDRTDSWNGITAVRGTLHQGLNTMGASKEGSALASRVNGKPDFFKATAELTRLQQFTDRFSLVATFAGQYSASPLLASEEFALGGPSFARGYDDGEVSADSGMAGSLELRYAISSATFLPHGAHVYTFVDGGRIWSRAASAELSRSKLASFGAGMRANLTKTVYATLEVAKPLSSDVLTQGNKNPRIFFSISAQY
- a CDS encoding dihydrodipicolinate synthase family protein — its product is MTTTRAPRYRGIFPVVPTTFTETGELDLASQERAVDFMIDSGVDGLCILANFSEQFVLADDEREVLTRAILEHVAGRVPVIVTTTHFSTRVCAERSRRAQEMGAAMLMIMPPYHGATIRVPEDQVVDFYRRVSDAVDIPIMIQDAPVSGTPLSAPLLARMAREIAQVSYFKIETAGAATKLRDLIALGGEAIEGPWDGEEAITLLPDLDAGATGAMTGGGYADGIRPIIEAHRAGRRDEACRLYERWLPLINYENRQGGILTAKALMKAGGIIACEAPRHPFPAMRPEVRAGLLDAARRLDPLVLRWGG
- a CDS encoding L-rhamnonate dehydratase → MKIKSVRARVYEWTGKTVPPQGNFCSNAMDLLYSPQETMSTFRFHGWTVVEVETDDGIVGLGNVALAPRVAKTIIDQYLAPLVIGQDPWDYEYLWQRMYRATLAWGRKGVTMAAISGVDLAIWDILGKSVGKPVFKLLGGRTKEKIPCYYSKLYRTDLRAMQEEAQTYLDQGFKAFKMRFGYGPAHLQKGVAENLKSVEAVREVIGYDTDLMLECYMGWNLEYAKRMLPKLEKFQPRWLEEPVIADDIDGYAELNQSTSIPISGGEHEFSLYGFKQLLDRKAVSVVQYDTNRVGGITAAHKINALCEAYSVPVIPHAGQMHNYHLTMSTLASPMSEYFPMFDVEVGNELFYYIFDGEPVAKDGFLDLDDDKPGLGLTLKTGYLNDFNIIE
- a CDS encoding 4-hydroxythreonine-4-phosphate dehydrogenase PdxA, producing MQTQQKPVIALTLGDPAGIGPELVARLLARPDTCAQANIVLVGDPWLWQAGQDVAGVDVATAPVSGFAAVRGRADTSLPAMLAMDTVRKEDVAVGQARAPGGASVLRVLDACMDAARDGAVDAICFAPLNKHAMKLGGMRHDDELHHFAQYLGVTGYFCEFNTLGTLWTSRVSSHIPLKDAAAALTIDGIKDAARLIHRSLVANGVERPRVAVAAFNPHGGDGGTCGREEVDVIEPAVRALNAEGLPVQGPYPADTIFLKAQAGDFDAIVTMYHDQGQIALKLLGFSRGVTVQGGLPIPITTPAHGTAYDIAGAGKANVDAMAQALRIACRMGLAHRAAA